The following proteins come from a genomic window of Fibrobacter sp. UWEL:
- a CDS encoding DNA cytosine methyltransferase, with protein sequence MIPNIFSFFAGSGFLDLGFEKSGYSIKLVNEFLPAFMNAYQYSRKEMKLDVPEFGYQNNDINDFLISRQKEIKDYVKLSKKESLTGFIGGPPCPDFSVAGKNKGRDGDNGKLSQSYISSIVTFKPDFFLFENVKGLWRTARHREYFEELKNILHAAGYCTTERLTNSLEYGAPQDRDRILLFGIQRKYLRANQRHENEIVNFPWETKLQYSMANIQKCNWPTVDKFEKDCERLQPENIIADLTVEHWFEKNDVENHPNGMEFLQPKAGLKKMQIIPEGDVSKKCYKRLHRWRYSPTAAYGNNEVHLHPYKERRLSVAETLAIQSLPKEFALPPEMTLTAKFKTVGNGVPYLMGKGVAETINDFLGSL encoded by the coding sequence GTGATACCTAATATCTTCTCCTTTTTTGCTGGTTCCGGTTTTTTAGATTTAGGCTTTGAAAAATCGGGATATTCGATCAAGCTGGTGAATGAATTTCTTCCGGCTTTTATGAATGCGTACCAGTATTCTCGAAAAGAGATGAAACTGGATGTCCCTGAATTCGGTTATCAGAATAATGACATAAATGATTTCTTAATTTCAAGGCAAAAGGAAATTAAGGATTATGTAAAACTTAGTAAGAAAGAATCTCTTACCGGTTTTATTGGAGGTCCTCCCTGTCCTGATTTTTCTGTGGCAGGAAAAAATAAAGGACGTGACGGGGATAATGGAAAATTGTCTCAATCATATATATCTTCTATCGTCACATTCAAGCCAGATTTTTTCCTTTTTGAAAATGTTAAAGGTCTTTGGCGAACCGCTCGTCATCGAGAGTATTTTGAAGAATTAAAGAATATACTGCATGCTGCAGGATATTGTACTACTGAGCGTCTGACAAACTCTTTGGAGTATGGGGCCCCTCAGGATAGAGATCGCATTCTGCTCTTTGGCATTCAAAGAAAGTATTTGAGGGCGAATCAACGTCATGAAAATGAAATAGTGAATTTCCCTTGGGAAACAAAATTGCAGTATTCAATGGCAAATATTCAAAAATGCAATTGGCCGACTGTGGATAAGTTTGAAAAAGATTGCGAACGGTTGCAGCCTGAGAATATAATCGCAGATTTGACTGTTGAACATTGGTTTGAAAAAAATGATGTAGAAAATCATCCGAATGGAATGGAATTTTTACAGCCCAAAGCAGGTCTGAAAAAAATGCAAATAATTCCGGAAGGAGATGTTTCTAAGAAGTGTTATAAGCGTTTACATCGTTGGCGTTATTCTCCGACTGCAGCTTACGGCAACAATGAAGTTCATTTGCATCCGTATAAGGAACGTCGTTTGTCAGTTGCGGAAACTTTGGCAATTCAGTCATTGCCGAAAGAATTTGCTTTACCTCCAGAAATGACGCTCACGGCGAAATTTAAAACGGTTGGAAACGGAGTTCCCTATTTGATGGGAAAGGGTGTTGCAGAAACAATCAATGATTTTTTGGGGTCTCTATGA
- a CDS encoding AAA family ATPase, with protein MSYEELIQKLSELQLGVEYPYVPSSTSSEQNKYKLVSVSAEAIKVIRDGSEVSVSIQQMKTILENLRPNVPLDIEKLLGSSGNTRSIIESLLCLTPSIFHTKLNRRKHIVLLTEKSHELGALSAVEESEVKGIVALNTLTQQILRESEFKDYLTRVAKSKRTGKSFSPSAVSSYLIFIRAEKLFDYDPSSWTNIQSVYDIDSVDEVVSIISKLHSSKSFKDRNKKDNNGWRYGAINQYRDFLIYKNQNLSSLDDADDEPVDLDEGGNMECMQKIFFGAPGTGKSHKIDAPVSERGCGLKLIPGNRKFRTTFHPDYDYAQFVGSYKPKSVCDASSVGIQDPGNLSIGDLIDIAKKMHDDEIAHPYARLGTLYYKSLKALSKSMVGAKKEICDKSGDGMDNGPELNTGIFIGEYLEENVVPKETKIAYSFVPQVFAKAYAAAWNKFIAAGEKSTADNQVYLVIEEINRGNCAQIFGDLFQLLDRDENGYSSYAIDADADFAEWIEKQLDSSAAPQNDIPEEIHSGRKLRLPPNFNILATMNTSDQSLFPMDSAFKRRFDWEYVPIDFEGKDCASYQIKVDDENSYPWQKFVESVNEKIVSITDSEDKQLGEYFIKLNPADNNVITKERFLGKVMFYLWNEVCKDVHKQESFFREEENGNYFTFQDLYKKDGDKKLISFMDWITK; from the coding sequence ATGAGTTATGAAGAATTGATCCAAAAATTGTCGGAATTGCAGTTGGGCGTGGAGTATCCCTATGTTCCATCATCTACGTCGTCGGAACAGAATAAGTATAAGCTTGTGAGTGTTTCTGCTGAAGCAATTAAGGTGATTAGGGATGGCTCAGAAGTATCTGTGTCGATTCAGCAGATGAAAACCATTTTGGAAAATCTACGACCAAACGTTCCGTTAGATATTGAAAAGCTTTTGGGCAGTAGTGGGAATACTCGCTCCATTATTGAATCATTGCTTTGTTTGACTCCGTCTATTTTTCATACGAAATTAAATCGTCGAAAACATATTGTGCTGCTGACTGAAAAAAGTCATGAATTGGGAGCACTTTCTGCTGTTGAAGAAAGTGAAGTAAAAGGCATTGTTGCTTTGAATACTCTAACACAGCAGATTTTGAGAGAATCTGAGTTTAAGGATTATTTAACTCGAGTTGCCAAAAGTAAGAGGACCGGTAAATCGTTTTCTCCATCTGCGGTATCAAGTTATTTGATTTTTATACGAGCAGAAAAACTTTTTGATTATGATCCCTCAAGCTGGACTAATATACAGAGTGTCTATGATATTGACAGTGTAGATGAGGTTGTTTCTATAATCAGTAAGCTTCATTCAAGTAAATCTTTTAAGGATCGGAATAAAAAAGATAATAATGGATGGAGATATGGTGCAATAAACCAATATCGAGATTTTTTGATATATAAAAATCAAAATTTATCGTCTTTAGATGATGCTGATGATGAACCCGTTGATTTAGATGAAGGTGGAAATATGGAATGTATGCAAAAGATTTTCTTCGGTGCTCCTGGTACAGGAAAATCTCACAAGATTGACGCTCCTGTTTCGGAACGTGGATGTGGTCTAAAGCTAATTCCTGGTAATCGTAAATTCCGTACTACATTCCATCCTGATTATGACTATGCTCAGTTTGTGGGATCTTATAAACCCAAATCAGTATGTGATGCTTCTTCTGTTGGAATCCAAGATCCAGGAAACTTGAGTATTGGTGATTTAATTGACATCGCGAAAAAAATGCATGATGATGAAATTGCTCATCCTTATGCAAGATTAGGAACTTTATATTACAAGTCCCTTAAGGCTTTGAGTAAATCAATGGTTGGCGCGAAAAAGGAGATTTGTGATAAATCTGGTGACGGAATGGACAATGGACCAGAGTTGAATACAGGCATATTCATTGGGGAATATTTGGAAGAAAACGTTGTTCCCAAGGAAACAAAAATCGCCTATTCCTTCGTTCCTCAGGTTTTTGCAAAAGCTTACGCTGCTGCATGGAATAAATTTATTGCTGCAGGTGAGAAGTCTACGGCCGATAATCAAGTTTATCTTGTTATCGAAGAAATCAATCGTGGTAACTGCGCGCAGATTTTTGGTGACTTGTTCCAGTTGCTTGATCGAGATGAGAATGGTTATTCAAGCTATGCGATTGATGCGGATGCTGATTTTGCTGAATGGATTGAAAAACAGCTGGATTCTTCGGCTGCGCCTCAGAATGACATTCCCGAGGAGATTCATTCTGGACGTAAGTTGCGTCTTCCGCCCAACTTCAATATTCTCGCAACCATGAACACTAGCGACCAGTCTTTGTTCCCGATGGACAGCGCCTTCAAGCGTCGCTTTGACTGGGAATATGTGCCTATTGATTTTGAAGGGAAGGATTGCGCAAGCTACCAGATAAAAGTTGATGATGAAAATTCCTATCCTTGGCAAAAGTTTGTTGAATCCGTGAACGAAAAGATTGTCAGCATTACCGATTCCGAAGATAAGCAACTTGGTGAATATTTTATCAAGTTGAACCCTGCCGATAACAATGTCATTACCAAGGAACGTTTCCTTGGCAAGGTGATGTTCTATTTGTGGAACGAAGTTTGCAAGGATGTGCATAAGCAGGAATCCTTCTTCCGTGAAGAAGAGAATGGAAACTATTTCACCTTCCAGGATTTGTACAAGAAAGACGGTGACAAGAAGCTGATTTCCTTTATGGATTGGATCACTAAGTGA